From Cryptococcus neoformans var. neoformans B-3501A chromosome 6, whole genome shotgun sequence, the proteins below share one genomic window:
- a CDS encoding 60S acidic ribosomal protein P2 (Match to ESTs gb|CF193810.1|CF193810, gb|CF190787.1|CF190787, gb|CF182896.1|CF182896; HMMPfam hit to Ribosomal_60s, 60s Acidic ribosomal protein, score: 131.0, E(): 2.6e-36), translating into MKLIAAYLLLQQGGNASPSAADIKALLETVGVEAEEDRLSKLISELEGKDINELIAEGSSKLASVPSGGAAPAAAAGGAAAGGAAEAAPAEEKKEEAKEESDDDMGFGLFD; encoded by the exons ATGAAGCTCATCGCCGCttacctcctcctccaacagGGTGGCAACGCCTCCCCCTCTGCCGCTGACATCAAGGCGCTCCTCGAGACCGTTGGTGTCGAGGCTGAGGAGGACAGGCTCTCCAAGCTCATCTCCGAGCTCGAGGGCAAGGACATCAACGAG CTCATCGCTGAGGGTTCTTCCAAGCTCGCTTCCGTTCCCTCTGGTGGTGCCGCTcccgccgctgctgctggtggtgcCGCTGCCGGTGGTGCCGCTGAGGCTGCCCCtgctgaggagaagaaggaggaggccaaggaggagTCTGACGACGACATG GGCTTCGGTCTCTTCGACTAA
- a CDS encoding hypothetical protein (Match to ESTs gb|CF190454.1|CF190454, gb|CF190453.1|CF190453; HMMPfam hit to CKS, Cyclin-dependent kinase regulatory subunit, score: 158.7, E(): 1.2e-44), producing MAPGKQPATLEELSERIIYSDRYSDDRFEYRHVILPKQMLKLIPKRYFASDDSGLLRILEEDEWRGIGITQSLGWEHFEVHAPEPHILLFRRPLPGSNANAKRQ from the exons ATGGCTCCTGGAAAGCAACCAGCTACTCTCGAAGAGCTTTCCGAACG GATTATCTACTCGGACCGAT ACTCAGATGATAGATTTGAGTACCGACATGTTATTCTCCCCAAACAAATGCTTAAGCTCATTCCCAAGCGATATTTTGCGTCTGACGATTCTGGTTTGCTGAGGATtttggaggaagacgagtgGCGTGGCATTGGCATCACCCAGTCTCTGGGATGGGAACATTTCGAAGTGCATG CCCCTGAACCTCATATTC TCCTTTTCAGACGACCTCTT CCCGGTTCGAACGCCAACGCCAAGCGGCAATAG
- a CDS encoding hypothetical protein (Match to EST gb|CF191488.1|CF191488; HMMPfam hit to Biotin_carb_C, Biotin carboxylase C-terminal domain, score: 173.0, E(): 5.9e-49; HMMPfam hit to Biotin_lipoyl, Biotin-requiring enzyme, score: 69.6, E(): 8.2e-18; HMMPfam hit to CPSase_L_D2, Carbamoyl-phosphate synthase L chain, ATP binding domain, score: 419.4, E(): 4.1e-123; HMMPfam hit to CPSase_L_chain, Carbamoyl-phosphate synthase L chain, N-terminal domain, score: 179.0, E(): 9.9e-51; HMMPfam hit to Carboxyl_trans, Carboxyl transferase domain, score: 745.8, E(): 2.2e-221) → MSSATPNGSAVNGQSDIYDHSKVAQFIGANSVESAPSGRVTDFVKAHNGHTVITKVLIANNGIAAVKEIRSIRKWSYETFGSDRQIEFTVMATPEDLRINAEYIRMADRYVEVPGGSNNNNYANVDFIVDVAERAGVHAVWAGWGHASENPRLPETLAKSKIIFIGPPGSAMRSLGDKISSTIVAQHAKVPCMPWSGTGISDTILSPQGFVTVPDKAYDDACVHSWEEGLERAEKIGFPIMIKASEGGGGKGIRKVEDGEKFKNSFQAVAGEVPGSPIFIMKLAGSARHLEVQLIADQYGNAISLFGRDCSVQRRHQKIIEEAPVTIAKPETFEEMEKAAVRLAKLVGYVSAGTVEYLYSHSDDSFYFLELNPRLQVEHPTTEMVSGCNIPAVQLQIAMGIPLHRIRDIRTLYGMDPHGITEIDFDGSKPESVNTQRKPTPKGHVIACRITGENPDAGFKPSSGNLTELNFRSNSNVWGYFSVSSAGGLHEYADSQFGHIFAYGMERSEARKSMVVALKELSIRGEFRTTVEYLIKLLEKPEFENNTLTTQWLDGLIAEGMTSERPDPVVAVVCGAVVKAYIAYEASLAKYKSVLDKGQVPPKDSLQTFFKSEFIYENVRYSFAMAKSSAYSFTLYLNGGRIFVGCRGLSDGGLLISLSGATHTVYFREEVGAMVLSVDSKTTLIEDEQDPSQLRSPSPGKLVRYLIDSGDHVDAGDAYAEIEVMKMIMSVTASESGIAQFMKQPGQTLASGELLGILTLDDPTKVKFAKPFEGILPTFELKNGRYGTKPHQRLREHLEVLYDNLSGYDNSASVLSSLRIVETALRDADLPYSNAQGVMSTLSGRIPQKLEDEIRSILDSCRAGRFEFPSRKLQHTIDVFVEENVLPKERPQVIAAISPLKALIDAFAHGLKVHEWQTWADLLSFFADVEEPFADTTRTQENVILKLRDDCKDLDQVVNLVLSHSKIALKTKLVLALLDVIKSESPRASMTPESRVNDALSRLAALDSRPTAKVALKAKEVMIVGSLPSYEERLGQLEKLLSAAVTTSYYGQQGSGHRLPSADVLKEVTDSRYTVFDVLTTFFDHDDPWVALAALEVYVRRAYRVYNVLHLDYEAGEKGGEPHIITWRFKLGGHQSEPATPRVDSTKDFTRIASMSDLSYVVTTKTEPVRFGLMTSYNDLASLEQSFAKLLSIYPAFSHAEHIEKFGKDARHPHVMNVALRLFNGEQMSDIELNERFHALANQYAAEINGKGIRRISFVICRKDQYPAYVTLRESVEGYWKEEEAIRDIEPALAYQLELGRLSNFKITPQPSSNRQIHVYHAVGRENTSDVRFFVRALLRPGRFQGNMQVKEYLISETDRLVGDILDTLEVVSSQHRQADCNHIMVNCVYNLNVTFDDIQEALAGFIERHGKRLWRLRVTQAEIRVVIEDEEGNVLPIRSFIENVSGFVVKYEAYQEIDNDKGKSILKSIGENGQFHLQPVNFPYSTKESLQPRRYQAHVIGTTYVYDFPDLFRQATDKAWHNLQTYLPNIKIPSDLLTATELIFDEHGELQEVNRAPGLNTCGMVAWVYTLKTPEYPQGRRVVVISNDITYQIGSFGPIEDEFFYKATQYARKHGLPRIYLSANSGARIGLAEEVMALFDVAWREAGKPEKGFDYLYLTPANLDKLNDMGPGSVITDEIEVDGERRHKIVSVIGLKDGLGVECLRGSGLIAGETSRAYDDIFTISMVTARSVGIGAYLVRLGQRVVQVEGQPIILTGAQAINKVLGKEVYTSNIQLGGPQIMYKNGISHLTAGSDLDGALQIINYLMFIPEQRGRAIPILPTGDHWDRAVEWKPTKAAYDPRNFLSGCSEDIDGVQSWKSGILDNGSFFETMGGWAQTIVTGRGRISGIPVAVIAAETRSIERVDPADPANENSQESRVSLAGTVWFPDSSRKTATAIEDANREGLPLVIFANFRGFSGGMSDMAQAILKEGAKIVDGLSSYKHPVIVYLVPNGELRGGAWVVLDPSINPEHMTMFVDNESRGGVLEPEGIVEVKYRKPKVQATMARLDEEYARLKKEVENPNASPEEKTAATAKLEAREKHLGPAYQSIALEFADLHDRSGRMKAKADCIPCDWENSRRAIYWSLRRKLSETRILKKLENANPRLTYPERKELLQQFIPIELSSDSEVAAYIEKSGEAIESFIQGVRDEWCSDTLVSWAGTNQEGVMSGFKRILEGLSAEQKAQVLAELGVQGQA, encoded by the exons ATGTCTTCGGCTACCCCCAACGGGAGCGCCGTGAATGGTCAATCAGACATATACGACCATTCCAAAGTTGCCCAATTTATCG GCGCCAACTCTGTCGAGTCCGCACCTTCTGGCCGGGTGACCGACTTCGTCAAGGCTCACAACGGTCACACTGTTATCACTAAG GTTTTGATCGCCAACAACGGTATTGCCGCTGTTAAGGAAATTAGGTCCATCAGAAAATGGTCTTACGAAACCTTTGGCTCTGATCGTCAAATTGAATTCACTGTCATGGCGACTCCGGAAGATTTGCGAATCAACGCCGAATATATCCGCATGGCGGACCGATACGTTGAGGTCCCAGGTGgaagcaacaacaacaactaTGCCAACGTTGATTTCATTGTAGATGTTGCGGAGCGAGCCGGTGTCCATGCCGTCTGGGCTGGTTG GGGTCACGCTTCTGAAAACCCTCGGCTTCCTGAAACTCTCGCCAAATCGAAGATCATCTTTATCGGTCCTCCTGGATCTGCTATGCGATCCCTCGGTGACAAGATTTCATCTACCATTGTTGCTCAGCACGCGAAAGTTCCCTGTATGCCATGGTCCGGTACCGGCATTTCCGACACAATACTTTCCCCCCAAGGCTTCGTGACGGTTCCTGACAAGGCGTACGACGATGCTTGCGTCCACAGCTGGGAGGAGGGTCTTGAGAGGGCTGAGAAGATTGGATTCCCGATCATGATCAAGGCTAGTGAgggcggtggtggtaagggcaTCAGaaaggttgaggatggagagaagttCAAGAATTCGTTCCAGGCTGTTGCCGGCGAAGTACCTG GATCACCGATCTTCATTATGAAGCTTGCCGGATCAGCTCGTCACTTGGAAGTCCAACTTATCGCCGACCAATACGGTAATGCCATCTCCCTTTTCGGTCGAGACTGTTCCGTTCAGCGTCGACACCAAAAGATCATCGAAGAAGCGCCTGTCACTATTGCCAAGCCGGAGAcatttgaagagatggagaaggctgCAGTTCGACTCGCCAAATTGGTCGGCTACGTCTCTGCTGGTACGGTCGAGTACCTTTACTCCCACTCTGATGATAGTTTCTACTTCCTCGAGTTGAaccctcgtcttcaagTGGAGCACCCTACCACTGAGATGGTCAGTGGCTGTAACATCCCAGCCGTTCAACTCCAAATTGCGATGGGTATCCCTCTACACCGAATCCGAGACATCCGTACTCTTTACGGTATGGACCCTCACGGCATCACAGAAATTGATTTCGATGGTAGTAAGCCTGAATCCGTCAACACTCAGCGTAAGCCTACTCCTAAGGGCCATGTCATTGCTTGTCGTATCACTGGTGAAAACCCCGACGCTGGGTTCAAGCCCTCTTCCGGTAACCTTACCGAGCTCAACTTCCGTTCCAACTCTAACGTCTGGGGTTACTTTTCCGTGTCCTCTGCTGGTGGTCTCCATGAATATGCGGACTCTCAATTCGGGCACATTTTTGCCTACGGCATGGAGCGGAGTGAGGCCCGGAAATCGATGGTCGTCGCGCTCAAGGAGTTGAGCATCCGGGGTGAATTTCGAACGACTGTTGAATACTTGATCAAGTTGTTGGAGAAGCCAGAATTTGAAAACAACACCCTTACCACCCAATGGCTGGATGGCCTTATCGCGGAGGGTATGACGTCTGAACGCCCGGACCCTGTTGTCGCTGTCGTTTGTGGTGCTGTAGTTAAGGCTTATATTGCTTACGAAGCGTCACTTGCTAAGTACAAATCGGTACTTGACAAGGGTCAAGTTCCTCCTAAGGATTCTCTCCAGACGTTCTTCAAGAGTGAATTCATTTATGAGAATGTGCGATATTCATTTGCCATGGCCAAGTCTTCTGCCTACTCTTTCACTCTCTACCTCAACGGCGGTCGTATCTTTGTTGGGTGCCGAGGTCTCAGCGATGGTGGTCTTCTGATCTCCCTGAGCGGCGCTACTCACACGGTTTACTtccgagaagaagtgggcGCCATGGTCCTTTCTGTGGACTCCAAGACCACACTTATTGAAGATGAGCAGGACCCAAGTCAGCTCCGAAGCCCTTCTCCCGGTAAACTTGTACGGTACCTCATTGACTCTGGTGATCATGTCGATGCGGGCGATGCCTATGCGGAGATCGAAGTCATGAAGATGATTATGTCAGTGACTGCCAGCGAGAGCGGTATCGCTCAATTCATGAAGCAACCTGGCCAGACCCTGGCCTCCGGCGAGTTGCTCGGTATCTTGACCCTCGACGATCCTACTAAGGTCAAATTCGCTAAGCCTTTCGAGGGTATTCTTCCAACGTTCGAATTAAAGAACGGTCGATACGGCACAAAGCCTCATCAACGTTTGCGCGAGCATCTTGAAGTTCTCTACGATAACCTTTCCGGCTATGATAACAGTGCCTCTGtcctttcttcgcttcgCATCGTCGAGACTGCCCTTCGTGACGCCGATCTTCCGTACTCTAACGCCCAGGGCGTCATGTCCACCCTCAGTGGTCGTATCCCTCAAAAGCTCGAGGACGAAATCCGCAGCATTTTGGATTCTTGCCGTGCCGGACGGTTTGAGTTCCCTAGTCGCAAGCTTCAACATACCATCGATGTGTTTGTTGAAGAAAATGTCTTGCCCAAAGAGCGTCCTCAAGTTATTGCAGCCATTTCCCCTCTCAAGGCTCTGATTGATGCCTTCGCTCATGGACTTAAAGTTCACGAGTGGCAGACTTGGGCGGATCTGCTAAGCTTCTTTGCCGATGTTGAAGAGCCTTTCGCCGACACCACCCGTACTCAAGAGAACGTCATTCTCAAGCTTCGAGATGATTGCAAAGACCTTGATCAGGTCGTTAATCTCGTCCTTTCCCACAGTAAGATTGCTTTAAAGACCAAGTTGGTCCTTGCTTTGCTTGATGTTATCAAGTCCGAATCACCTCGTGCCTCCATGACTCCCGAAAGCCGTGTCAATGATGCTCTTAGTCGACTTGCCGCTCTCGACAGTCGACCCACCGCCAAGGTTGCActcaaggccaaggaggtgATGATCGTCGGATCTCTCCCGAGTTATGAGGAGAGACTCGGCCAGTTGGAGAAACTTCTCAGTGCTGCTGTCACTACCAGCTATTACGGCCAGCAAGGCTCAGGCCATCGATTGCCTTCGGCTGATGTTCTCAAGGAGGTCACCGACTCTCGTTACACCGTCTTCGATGTGCTCACCACTTTCTTCGATCATGATGATCCTTGGGTTGCCCTTGCTGCCCTTGAAGTGTACGTCCGACGAGCATATCGGGTGTACAACGTCTTGCACCTTGACTACGAAGCAGGTGAAAAAGGTGGTGAGCCTCATATCATCACCTGGCGATTCAAGCTCGGCGGTCATCAAAGCGAGCCCGCCACGCCTCGCGTTGACTCTACCAAGGACTTTACCCGTATCGCAAGCATGTCTGACCTCAGCTATGTTGTCACCACCAAGACTGAGCCGGTTCGATTTGGTCTCATGACTTCGTACAATGATTTGGCTTCTCTTGAGCAAAGTTTTGCTAAGCTCCTCTCCATATACCCCGCCTTCAGCCATGCTGAACACATCGAAAAATTCGGAAAGGACGCCCGCCATCCTCATGTTATGAATGTCGCCCTACGTTTGTTTAATGGCGAACAGATGTCTGACATTGAGCTCAACGAGCGATTCCACGCGCTTGCAAACCAGTATGCTGCGGAGATTAATGGAAAAGGTATTCGACGAATCAGCTTCGTAATCTGCCGCAAGGACCAATACCCAGCCTATGTGACTCTTCGCGAATCTGTTGAGGGTTattggaaggaggaagaagctatCAGAGACATCGAACCTGCTCTTGCTTATCAGCTGGAACTCGGACGATTGTCCAACTTCAAGATcactcctcaaccttcttctaACCGACAAATTCACGTTTACCATGCTGTTGGCCGTGAGAACACCTCTGATGTTCGCTTCTTTGTGCGAGCGCTTCTTCGACCGGGTCGTTTCCAAGGAAACATGCAGGTCAAGGAGTACCTTATCTCTGAGACAGACCGGCTCGTAGGTGACATCCTTGATACCCTTGAAGTTGTCAGCTCCCAGCACCGACAAGCCGACTGTAACCACATCATGGTTAACTGTGTCTACAACCTCAATGTCACCTTTGACGACATCCAGGAGGCGTTGGCTGGTTTCATTGAGCGTCACGGCAAGAGGCTGTGGAGGTTGCGTGTGACTCAGGCGGAGATCAGAGTGGTTattgaagacgaggaagggaaCGTTTTGCCCATCCGATCGTTCATTGAGAATGTCTCAGGATTTGTAGTCAAGTATGAGGCTTATCAGGAAATCGATAACGACAAGGGCAAGTCCATCCTTAAATCCATTGGCGAGAACGGTCAATTCCATCTCCAGCCTGTCAACTTCCCTTACTCAACAAAGGAGTCTCTCCAGCCTCGTCGATACCAAGCTCATGTGATCGGCACCACTTATGTCTATGACTTCCCAGATCTTTTCCGACAGGCGACTGACAAAGCGTGGCATAATCTCCAGACATATCTGCCCAACATCAAGATTCCATCAGATTTGCTTACTGCTACCGAATTGATCTTTGACGAGCATGGTGAGTTGCAGGAAGTGAATCGTGCTCCTGGTCTCAACACCTGCGGTATGGTCGCCTGGGTGTACACCCTCAAGACACCCGAGTATCCCCAAGGCCGTCGGGTCGTCGTCATCTCTAACGACATCACCTATCAGATTGGTTCTTTCGGTCCaattgaagatgaattcTTCTACAAGGCGACCCAGTATGCCCGTAAACACGGTCTTCCTCGAATTTACCTTTCCGCAAATTCTGGTGCCCGTATTGGCCTGGCTGAGGAGGTCATGGCTCTTTTCGATGTTGCGTGGCGTGAAGCTGGCAAGCCTGAAAAAGGTTTTGACTATCTCTACCTCACACCCGCCAACCTTGATAAGCTTAATGACATGGGACCCGGCAGTGTGATCACTGACGAAATTGAGGTCgatggagagaggaggCATAAGATTGTGTCCGTTATCGGTCTCAAAGACGGTTTGGGTGTCGAATGTTTACGAGGCTCCGGTTTGATTGCGGGTGAAACCTCCAGGGCATACGATGACATCTTTACTATTTCTATGGTAACTGCACGATCGGTTGGTATTGGTGCCTACCTTGTCAGATTGGGACAGCGTGTTGTTCAAGTAGAAGGTCAACCGATTATCTTAACTGGTGCTCAAGCTATCAACAAAGTTTTGGGTAAGGAGGTGTACACGAGTAACATCCAGTTGGGTGGTCCTCAG ATCATGTACAAAAACGGTATCTCTCACTTGACTGCGGGCAGCGACCTGGATGGTGCTCTACAAATCATCAACTATTTGATGTTCATTCCCG AACAACGTGGTCGAGCTATCCCTATCCTGCCTACTGGTGACCATTGGGACCGAGCCGTTGAGTGGAAGCCCACCAAGGCCGCTTACGACCCTCGAAACTTCTTGTCTGGTTGCAGTGAGGACATTGATGGTGTGCAGAGCTGGAAATCTGGTATCTTAGATAACGGTAGTTTCTTTGAGACGATGG GCGGCTGGGCTCAAACCATTGTGACTGGTCGAGGAAGAATCAGTGGTATACCCGTGGCAGTCATTGCCGCTGAGACTCGATCCATCGAGCGCGTCGACCCTGCCGACCCCGCGAATGAGAACTCTCAAGAAAGTCGCGTGTCCCTTGCTGGTACCGTTTGGTTCCCCGACAGCTCCAGAAAGACTGCTACTGCCATCGAAGATGCCAACCGAGAGGGCCTCCCACTTGTTATCTTTGCCAACTTCCGAGGTTTCTCCGGCGGTATGTCCGACATGGCGCAAGCCATTCTCAAGGAGGGTGCAAAGATCGTCGACGGCCTCAGTAGCTACAAGCACCCTGTCATTGTCTATCTCGTACCCAATGGGGAATTGCGAGGTGGTGCGTGGGTAGTCTTGGACCCATCCATCAACCCTGAACACATGACCATGTTTGTCGACAATGAGTCTAGGGGTGGTGTCTTGGAACCTGAGGGTATCGTGGAGG TTAAATATCGTAAGCCAAAGGTCCAGGCTACCATGGCACGATTGGATGAGGAGTACGCCCGactcaagaaggaagttgAGAACCCCAACGCTTCTCCCGAAGAGAAGACTGCGGCGACAGCTAAGCTTGAAGCTCGTGAGAAACATCTCGGCCCCGCTTACCAATCCATCGCTCTTGAGTTTGCCGATCTCC ACGATCGAAGTGGTCGAATGAAGGCCAAAGCCGACTGTATTCCCTGTGACTGGGAGAACTCTCGTCGTGCGATCTACTGGTCTTTGAGAAGAAAGTTAAGCGAGACT CGTATTCTCAAGAAACTTGAAAACGCCAACCCTCGTCTTACTTATCCTGAGCGAAAAGAGCTTCTCCAGCAGTTCATTCCCATCGAGCTTTCCAGCGACAGCGAGGTGGCTGCGTACATCGAAAAATCTGGAGAAGCTATTGAGTCATTCATCCAGGGTGTGCGCGACGAGTGGTGTTCCGACACTTTGGTTTCCTGGGC CGGAACCAACCAGGAGGGAGTCATGTCTGGTTTCAAGAGAATCTTAGAAGGTCTCTCAGCGGAGCAGAAGGCACAGGTGCTTGCCGAACTTGGGGTGCAAGGTCAAGCTTAA
- a CDS encoding hypothetical protein (HMMPfam hit to Cellulase, Cellulase (glycosyl hydrolase family 5), score: 55.4, E(): 1.6e-13): MGLTQSTMSSNQPGRGFLKVSGKDITLDGKPITLRGTAIGGWLNMENFITGYAGHEHQVRHALKQVLGTEKYNYFFEKFLEYFFAEDDAKFFASLGLNCIRIPVNYHHFEDDMNPRVFKKDGLKHLDRVIQICAKYGIYTVIDLHAAPGGQNFDWHSDNPTHKALFYEHKDFQDRTVFIWENLARHYKDNTWVAGYNPLNEPSDEQHVRLVAFYNRVEKAIRSIDSNHMLFLDGNTFAADFSRFGKPLHNCVYACHDYSIYGFPNPPSLYEEQIQFHIDSFNGKTEYMRKHGSPVWVGEFGPVYQTSKDGYPDWKHINDTRFDVLQLQLDIYAKARASWSIWLYKDIGFQGMIYAGEDTAYVKLLKEFLHKKKVVAADKWGADDRAVRPLFTPVESWLLKTVPSISDRYPQDWSVGEHLSRLVRNMLLSEELVKEYAEHFRGKSLEELDELAKSFKFSNCTQRKRLNDVLKSDSERGTDEKKSLWQAGEKV, from the exons ATGGGTCTAACACAGTCGACAATGAGCTCCAACCAGCCAGGCAGAGGCTTCTTGAAAGTTAGCGGAAAGGATATAACCTTAGATGGAAAACCGATTACATTGAGAG GGACTGCAATTGGCGGCTGGT TGAATATGGAGAACTTCATCACCGGCTATGCTGGACATGAACATCAAGTTCGGCATGCTCTAAAGCAGGTATTAGGGACAGAGAAATACAATTACTTCTTTGAAAAG TTCCTTGAGTATTTCTTCGCCGAAGATGATGCAAAATTCTTTGCATCACTAGGATTGAACTGTATTCGCATTCCT GTAAATTATCATCActttgaggatgacatGAACCCACGAGTGTTCAAGAAAGACGGCTTGAAACATCTCGATCGCGTGATTCAAATT TGTGCCAAGTACGGTATCTACACTGTCATCGATCTGCATGCAGCTCCCGGAG GACAAAATTTCGACTGGCATTCAGACAATCCAACTCACAAGGCGTTGT TCTATGAGCACAAGGATTTCCAAGATCGAACAGTCTTCATTTGGGAAAACCTAGCGCGT CATTATAAGGACAATACTTGGGTTGCAGGTTATAATCCCTTGAATGAACCTTCTGATGAGCAACACGTTCGCCTTGTGGCATTCTACAACAGGGTAGAAAAAGCAATCAGATCTATTGATAGCAATCATATGCTCTTTTTAGA CGGAAA CACTTTTGCAGCGGACTTTAGCCGGTTTGGGAAGCCTCTCCACAATTGCGTTTATGCTTGTCATGACTATTCCAT CTATGGGTTCCCAAATCCACCCTCTCTATATGAG GAACAAATCCAATTCCACATTGATTCATTCAATGGTAAAACCGAGTATATGCGCAAGCATGGG AGTCCAGTATGGG TTGGGGAATTCGGCCCTGTTTATCAAACATCTAAGGACGGATATCCTGATTGGAAACACATCAATGACACCCGATTTGATGTCCTTCAGCTTCAGCTTGATATCTACGCCAAAGCTCGGGCTAGTTGGTCCATCTGGCTCTATAAAGATATTGGTTTCCAGGGTATGATTTACGCGGGTGAAGATACTGCATATGTAAAACTTCTCAAGGAATTCTTACACAAGAAAAAG GTTGTTGCCGCTGATAAGTGGGGAGCGGATGATCGTGCAGTGCGACCGTTGTTTACACCCGTTGAGTCATGGCTTCTCAAGACCGTACCATCAATCTCGGACCGATACCCACAAGATTGGAGTGTAGGCGAGCACCTTTCTAGGCTAGTCAGAAATATGCTCCTCAGTGAAGAGCTAGTCAAAGAGTACGCAGAGCATTTTAGAGGGAAGAGTCTTGAAGAGTTGGATGAGCTAGCAAAGAGTTTTAAATTCT CTAATTGTActcagaggaagaggttgaaTGATGTGCTCAAGTCAGATTCAGAGCGTGGCActgatgagaagaagtcgTTGTGGCAAGCTGGTGAGAAGGTATGA
- a CDS encoding hypothetical protein (HMMPfam hit to UQ_con, Ubiquitin-conjugating enzyme, score: 101.7, E(): 1.8e-27) has product MATKVAQKRLQKEYLSMQKSPPPFIWACPEEKNILDWHFIIRGPPDTPYEGGEYHGLIWFPSDYPFKPPDVKLFTPSGRFEVGHKICMSMTSYHPSTWNAAWSVATILTGLLSFMLSNEITAGAVKSTNEEKRLLAKQSHAFNLKSKKFREIFPDYATPEMTDLPDMGGPAASSSNIGDVEASKVSEPVNTSAAPNSSSPTNIPVAVPLAQLTQTTHTPHAQARPEQRVQRHAAGNWLFSWRWVVAVVVLAILGRLSSFAGL; this is encoded by the exons ATGGCTACCAAAGTCGCTCAGAAGAGA CTCCAGAAG GAGTATCTTTCAATGCAGAAGTCGCCTCCCCCATTCATCTGGGCTTGTccggaggagaagaacatATTAGATT GGCACTTTATCATT CGTGGACCCCCTGACACCCCGTATGAGGGAGGAGAATATCATGGTCTTATCTGGTTCCCTAGTGACTATC CTTTCAAACCGCCAGATGTCAAACTCTTCACACCTTCTGGGAGGTTTGAAGTTGGTCACAAAATTTGCATGAGCATGACTTCGTA CCATCCTAGCAC GTGGAATGCTGCCTGGTCTGTTGCCACGATCTTGACTGGTCTCCTGAGTTTCATGCTCAGCAACGA AATAACAGCCGGGGCCGTGAAGTCAACcaatgaagagaaaaggcTTTTAGCCAAGCAGAGTCATGCGTTTAACCTGAAAAGCAAGAAATTTAGA GAGATATTCCCTGAT TATGCCACTCCTGAGATGACTGACCTTCCTGACATGGGCGGACCTGCCGCGTCATCT TCTAACATAGGCGACGTTGAGGCGTCCAAAGTCTCAGAACCAGTGAATACCTCAGCTGCACCCAATTCGTCCTCGCCCACCAACATTCCTGTTGCCGTTCCTTTGGCCCAGCTTACACAAACAACACATACACCACATGCACAAGCTCGACCTGAGCAACGTGTGCAACGGCACGCTGCAGGGAATTGGTTATTCAGTTGGCGATGGGTTGTAGCGGTCGTTGTGCTTGCTATATTGGGCAGACTATCTTCGTTTGCGGGACTTTGA